From a single Larimichthys crocea isolate SSNF chromosome XIII, L_crocea_2.0, whole genome shotgun sequence genomic region:
- the rrm2b gene encoding ribonucleoside-diphosphate reductase subunit M2 B: protein MDLMKINQQSDHVKEPNGLKDKDPDCQNASETQDEPLLRENPRRFVVFPIRYPDIWKMYKQAQASFWTVEEVDLSKDLAHWDRLKPDEKHFISHVLAFFAASDGIVSENLVQRFCQEVQVPEARSFYSFQMLIETVHSEMYSMLINTYIMDLNEREYLFNAIQTMPYVKRKADWAIQWINDSKSTFGERLVAFAAVEGIFFSGSFAAIYWLKKRGLMPGLTFSNELISRDEGLHCNFACLLYSYLVKKPSEDRVKDIITKAVSIEQEFLTEALPVDLIGMNCCLMKQYIEFVADRLLTDLGLAKVYQAENPFDFMESISLEGKTNFFEKRVAEYQKFGVMSSMRDCEFTLDADF, encoded by the exons ATGGATCTAATGAAGATAAACCAGCAGTCTGACCATGTTAAGGAGCCG AATGGCTTAAAAGACAAAGACCCAGACTGCCAAAATGCTTCAGAGACACAAGACGAACCTTTGCTCCGGGAAAACCCAAGACGGTTTGTCGTCTTCCCCATCCGGTACCCTGACATTTGGAAGATGTACAAGCAAGCACAGGCGTCATTCTGGACGGTGGAGGAA GTTGATCTCTCCAAAGACTTGGCACACTGGGACCGTTTGAAACCCGATGAGAAGCACTTCATCTCCCACGTCCTGGCCTTCTTTGCTGCAAGCGATGGTATCGTCAGTGAGAATTTG GTACAGAGGTTCTGTCAGGAGGTGCAGGTCCCTGAAGCACGATCCTTCTACAGCTTCCAGATGCTTATAGAGACTGTTCATTCAGAGATGTACAGCATGCTCATCAACACTTACATCATGGACCTAAATGAGAG ggagtACTTATTCAATGCCATTCAGACCATGCCTTATGTGAAACGAAAAGCAGACTGGGCAATCCAGTGGATAAACGACAGCAAATCCACATTTG GGGAGAGACTCGTGGCTTTCGCAGCAGTGGAGGGTATCTTCTTCTCAGGCTCATTCGCTGCCATCTATTGGCTCAAGAAGAGAGGGCTAATGCCCGGTCTTACCTTCTCCAATGAGCTGATTAGCAGGGATGAG GGCTTGCACTGTAACTTTGCGTGCCTGCTGTACAGCTACCTGGTGAAGAAGCCATCAGAGGACCGGGTGAAAGACATCATCACCAAAGCTGTTAGCATCGAGCAG GAGTTTTTGACAGAGGCCTTGCCGGTGGATCTCATTGGAATGAACTGCTGTCTGATGAAGCAGTACATTGAGTTTGTCGCTGACCGGCTTCTCACTGACCTTGGACTGGCTAAG GTATACCAAGCTGAAAATCCATTTGACTTCATGGAGTCCATTTCACTCGAGGGGAAAACCAACTTCTTCGAGAAAAGAGTTGCAGAGTATCAGAAATTTGGAGTTATGTCAAGCATGAGGGACTGTGAATTCACTCTGGATGCAGACTTCTGA
- the mtdha gene encoding metadherin a isoform X1, with product MAGDFQAFALKNAELLSSRLKEALSSGQGYVRAQFGVDLGLKPELYPTWVILSTAAVGLLLLLGLSWAAVCGGLLVGKKRGSPVTQQGRCEPDKAGVAKTTKPEEQKKRNKKKTLEKKNQSNGQPVAVAQEEIKVTDVVSKLAPPIKTEKVREVQAPVQVKKNKKKPKTDVKPVQHVSTNDGKEPDDGAWETKVSNREKKQQRRKDKGSEDSGSPGGVDASKANVEARVTTAPTNTKKNRGNHESLHARATGKGDAASGAVTSSWREEPSVNGGGWADISVKIPGQMGSVEGPKWSAISTASHYRAPPKRQSWAQDTQAAWTGIDGRMKTDLNPVTFSMLGRNTTDPISNSMELQWENQPANDEWSGFNGIASVDPSSDWNAPSEHWGNYEEPPMLVTAAPPPKEQPAPNKVSEDEKDTEDLSGGAAKSKKKRKKKKKTEEEAASEAQAATTAPQELPVLGSKKQNPSISSAQKKTEQTVEPPKPSQKKKVRRET from the exons ATGGCTGGAGACTTTCAAGCTTTTGCGCTGAAAAACGCCGAGCTGCTTTCCAGCCGTTTGAAGGAAGCCCTGTCTTCGGGACAAGGGTATGTTCGGGCTCAGTTCGGTGTGGATTTGGGTCTGAAACCCGAGCTGTACCCGACGTGGGTCATCCTGTCTACGGCCGCGGtgggactgctgctgctgctcggtcTGTCCTGGGCCGCCGTCTGCGGCGGACTGCTCGTCGGGAAAAAGCGGGGATCCCCTGTCACACAACAAGGCAGATGTGAGCCTGACAAGGCCGGTGTGGCTAAAACTACGAAAccagaagaacagaagaagaggaacaaaaagaaaacgcTTGAAAAG AAGAATCAATCCAACGGACAGCCTGTGGCTGTAGCTCAGGAGGAAATTAAAGTGACTGACGTTGTTTCCAAGTTAGCCCCACCTATCAAAACTGAGAAG GTACGTGAGGTACAGGCCCCAGTGCAGGtgaaaaagaacaagaagaaaccCAAGACAGACGTGAAACCCGTTCAACATGTGTCTACAAACGATGGGAAGGAACCTGACGATG GTGCATGGGAGACCAAAGTCAGCAACcgagagaagaagcagcagcgcAGGAAGGACAAGGGCTCTGAGGACTCTGGTAGCCCAGGAGGGGTGGATGCTTCAAAGGCAAATGTGGAGGCACGTGTAACCACAGCACCCACCAACACCAAGAAGAACAGAGGAAACCATG AGTCTCTGCATGCAAGAGCCACTGGAAAAGGGGATGCAGCCAGTGGAGCTG TGACCTCCAGCTGGAGAGAGGAGCCTTCAGTCAACGGCGGAGGCTGGGCTGACATTTCTGTGAAGATCCCAGGACAGATGGGTTCTGTGGAGGGACCCAAGTGGAGTGCCATTTCCACAGCTTCACATTACAGGGCCCCACCTAAACGTCAGTCCTGGGCACAGGATACCCAAG CAGCATGGACTGGCATCGATGGCCGGATGAAGACTGATCTCAACCCTGTGACTTTCTCAATGCTTGGACGAAACACCACAG ACCCAATCTCAAATTCAATGGAGCTGCAGTGGGAGAACCAGCCTGCTAATGATGAATGGTCTGGATTCA atgggATTGCATCAGTGGACCCAAGCTCTGACTGGAATGCCCCATCAGAGCACTGGGGAAACTACGAAGAACCCCCCATGTTGGTGACAGCAGCGCCTCCACCGAAGGAACAGCCTGCCCCTAACAAG GTGTCCGAGGATGAGAAGGACACTGAGGATCTGTCCGGCGGAGCAGCCAAAtccaagaagaagaggaaaaagaagaagaagacagaagaggaggctGCATCCGAGGCTCAG GCGGCGACCACAGCACCCCAAGAGCTTCCTGTGCTGGGCTCCAAAAAGCAGAATCCTAGCATATCCTCTGCTCAGA AGAAGACTGAGCAGACCGTGGAGCCTCCGAAGCCCTCCCAGAAGAAAAAGGTCAGAAGGGAGACATGA
- the LOC104918650 gene encoding nuclear transport factor 2-like, with product MANEKEIWQTIGEGFVQEYYNQFDNSNRSGLGNLYSANACLTWEGTAIQGREGIAAKLVGLPFKRIRHIITKQDCQPTVDSCILIMVFGQLQVDDDPPMAFHQVFMLKSQDCSWACTNDVFRLGIHNIPV from the exons ATGGCTAATGAGAAAGAAATATGGCAAACGATTGGAGAGGGCTTCGTCCAAGAATATTACAACCAGTTTGACAACAGCAACAGGTCGGGACTGGGTAACCTATAT tCTGCTAATGCCTGTTTGACGTGGGAAGGAACAGCTATTCAAGGGAGAGAAGGCATTGCTGCCAAATTAGTA GGCTTGCCTTTCAAGCGTATTAGGCACATTATCACAAAACAAGACTGCCAGCCCACGGTAGATTCCTGTATCCTCATCATGGTGTTTGGACAGTTACAG GTTGATGATGATCCACCAATGGCCTTTCATCAAGTGTTTATGCTGAAGTCCCAAGACTGCTCATGGGCTTGCACAAACGACGTGTTCCGGTTGGGGATACACAACATACCAGTGTAG
- the laptm4b gene encoding lysosomal-associated transmembrane protein 4B produces the protein MISPWDRWYSTSCCLCCHVRTGTIILGIWYMLINAVVLLILLSALNDPVQYRYHLTSSELGTDIDVMDDANICIATAISLLMILICGMATYGAYKQHAAWIIPFFCYQIFDFALNTLVAISVVVYPNTVQDYLQQLPGTFPYKEDIMSTNNMCLVFAVLLFIGCILSFKAYLIGCVWNCYRYVSGRGTTEVLVYVTTNDTTVLLPPYEEAIAMPPKEAPPQYMEA, from the exons atgattTCGCCGTGGGACCGGTGGTACTCGACGAGCTGCTGTCTTTGCTGCCATGTACGGACAGGCACCATTATTCTGGGAATATGGTATATG CTCATCAATGCGGTGGTCCTACTCATCTTGTTGTCGGCTCTCAATGACCCAGTTCAATACCGCTACCACCTTACCAGCTCTGAGCTGGGCACCGACATCGACGTCATGGACGATGCAA ACATCTGCATAGCCACCGCAATATCCCTACTCATGATTCTTATATGTGGCATGGCAACATACGGTGCTTACAAG CAACATGCAGCTTGGATCATTCCATTCTTCTGCTACCAAATCTTTGATTTTGCCCTTAATACACTGGTAGCCATTAGTGTGGTGGTTTATCCCAACACGGTGCAGGACTACCTCCAGCAGCTG CCGGGGACATTCCCTTACAAAGAGGACATCATGTCCACCAACAACATGTGCCTAGTTTTTGCAGTCCTCCTTTTCATCGGATGCATCCTCTCCTTCAAG GCCTACCTGATCGGCTGTGTGTGGAACTGCTACAGATACGTGAGCGGCAGGGGCACCACTGAGGTCCTGGTTTATGTCACCACCAATGACACCACG GTTCTGCTCCCACCGTACGAGGAGGCCATCGCTATGCCACCGAAGGAGGCCCCCCCCCAGTATATGGAGGCATGA
- the mtdha gene encoding metadherin a isoform X2 has translation MAGDFQAFALKNAELLSSRLKEALSSGQGYVRAQFGVDLGLKPELYPTWVILSTAAVGLLLLLGLSWAAVCGGLLVGKKRGSPVTQQGRCEPDKAGVAKTTKPEEQKKRNKKKTLEKKNQSNGQPVAVAQEEIKVTDVVSKLAPPIKTEKVREVQAPVQVKKNKKKPKTDVKPVQHVSTNDGKEPDDGAWETKVSNREKKQQRRKDKGSEDSGSPGGVDASKANVEARVTTAPTNTKKNRGNHESLHARATGKGDAASGAVTSSWREEPSVNGGGWADISVKIPGQMGSVEGPKWSAISTASHYRAPPKRQSWAQDTQAWTGIDGRMKTDLNPVTFSMLGRNTTDPISNSMELQWENQPANDEWSGFNGIASVDPSSDWNAPSEHWGNYEEPPMLVTAAPPPKEQPAPNKVSEDEKDTEDLSGGAAKSKKKRKKKKKTEEEAASEAQAATTAPQELPVLGSKKQNPSISSAQKKTEQTVEPPKPSQKKKVRRET, from the exons ATGGCTGGAGACTTTCAAGCTTTTGCGCTGAAAAACGCCGAGCTGCTTTCCAGCCGTTTGAAGGAAGCCCTGTCTTCGGGACAAGGGTATGTTCGGGCTCAGTTCGGTGTGGATTTGGGTCTGAAACCCGAGCTGTACCCGACGTGGGTCATCCTGTCTACGGCCGCGGtgggactgctgctgctgctcggtcTGTCCTGGGCCGCCGTCTGCGGCGGACTGCTCGTCGGGAAAAAGCGGGGATCCCCTGTCACACAACAAGGCAGATGTGAGCCTGACAAGGCCGGTGTGGCTAAAACTACGAAAccagaagaacagaagaagaggaacaaaaagaaaacgcTTGAAAAG AAGAATCAATCCAACGGACAGCCTGTGGCTGTAGCTCAGGAGGAAATTAAAGTGACTGACGTTGTTTCCAAGTTAGCCCCACCTATCAAAACTGAGAAG GTACGTGAGGTACAGGCCCCAGTGCAGGtgaaaaagaacaagaagaaaccCAAGACAGACGTGAAACCCGTTCAACATGTGTCTACAAACGATGGGAAGGAACCTGACGATG GTGCATGGGAGACCAAAGTCAGCAACcgagagaagaagcagcagcgcAGGAAGGACAAGGGCTCTGAGGACTCTGGTAGCCCAGGAGGGGTGGATGCTTCAAAGGCAAATGTGGAGGCACGTGTAACCACAGCACCCACCAACACCAAGAAGAACAGAGGAAACCATG AGTCTCTGCATGCAAGAGCCACTGGAAAAGGGGATGCAGCCAGTGGAGCTG TGACCTCCAGCTGGAGAGAGGAGCCTTCAGTCAACGGCGGAGGCTGGGCTGACATTTCTGTGAAGATCCCAGGACAGATGGGTTCTGTGGAGGGACCCAAGTGGAGTGCCATTTCCACAGCTTCACATTACAGGGCCCCACCTAAACGTCAGTCCTGGGCACAGGATACCCAAG CATGGACTGGCATCGATGGCCGGATGAAGACTGATCTCAACCCTGTGACTTTCTCAATGCTTGGACGAAACACCACAG ACCCAATCTCAAATTCAATGGAGCTGCAGTGGGAGAACCAGCCTGCTAATGATGAATGGTCTGGATTCA atgggATTGCATCAGTGGACCCAAGCTCTGACTGGAATGCCCCATCAGAGCACTGGGGAAACTACGAAGAACCCCCCATGTTGGTGACAGCAGCGCCTCCACCGAAGGAACAGCCTGCCCCTAACAAG GTGTCCGAGGATGAGAAGGACACTGAGGATCTGTCCGGCGGAGCAGCCAAAtccaagaagaagaggaaaaagaagaagaagacagaagaggaggctGCATCCGAGGCTCAG GCGGCGACCACAGCACCCCAAGAGCTTCCTGTGCTGGGCTCCAAAAAGCAGAATCCTAGCATATCCTCTGCTCAGA AGAAGACTGAGCAGACCGTGGAGCCTCCGAAGCCCTCCCAGAAGAAAAAGGTCAGAAGGGAGACATGA
- the rpl30 gene encoding large ribosomal subunit protein eL30, with translation MVAAKKTKKSMESINSRLQLVMKSGKYVLGYKQSQKMIRQGKAKLVILANNCPALRKSEIEYYAMLAKTGVHHYSGNNIELGTACGKYYRVCTLAIIDPGDSDIIRSMPDQQQPPQ, from the exons ATGGTGGCCGCAAAGAAAACG aaaaAGTCCATGGAGTCCATCAACTCCCGGCTCCAGCTGGTGATGAAGAGTGGAAAGTACGTCCTGGGCTACAAACAGTCCCAGAAGATGATCCGTCAGGGCAAAGCCAAGCTGGTCATCCTGGCCAACAACTGCCCAGCTCTCAG GAAATCTGAGATTGAGTACTATGCCATGCTGGCCAAGACTGGTGTCCACCACTACAGTGGAAACAACATCGAGCTCGGCACAGCCTGCGGCAAATACTACAGGGTGTGCACACTGGCTATTATTGACCCTG GCGATTCTGACATCATCAGGAGCATGCCAGACCAGCAGCAGCCACCTCAGTAG